The Silene latifolia isolate original U9 population chromosome Y, ASM4854445v1, whole genome shotgun sequence sequence aaaacaattcatcatactcaaagtatataaagtgttatacatcattactcatttaattgatccggcagcggaagcaaatggaatcaatcaaatatgtttaatttaattgaactagtcatgaatcttatcaacataagacttcatattgacgctaatatcatgtggatttatctacataaatctagatattaaagatgtattatattactccaaaagtcttaaatcattcttaatgatcaatatgtcatccacatatcggactaaataaaatttccgtaactcccactaaacttcatgtataaaaacaacttctcgtcttatcgagataagttttataacatgatcaaaacattgattctaactcattgatgtcctacttaagaccctctcttaagtctcacattatcttaggattgcaagaatctataaaactcatgacatgtattgaatacattccttctattgaagaagtgggttttagattcacttgctgtattcatatcctcataatgaaacataatccctaagaagatccaaatagacttaagcatttcaaccagtgcaaaactctttgcaaccaatcttgctttgaaatctctctttattagtgcaaaaccctttgtcactaatcaagcccttttgtttcggattttcatggctctaagccttgtattgagttgtgacttaaacactcttatgtaagtcatatgttcattactttctagaagtaatcaacttgaatcaaacaatttcttttgtaagttataagctctttactttcttaaaagtagcttgaattcatcatctttaacaagtgacgaatttgacctcctaggttttaaagaaacaacgtcttacacaacacgtctcatgtagccaagaaagacctgtttcttgcgacatgacattctttgtggctcttgaataattttctcccactctgtcttctagaaataaacttgtattttagaaagacagcttcacgagccacaaacccggtgtactcgtgattataataaggaaaaatgagcatttgtttcttgtgaaaacttacaaacatggtacccttaccatttcatatctcatatgattctatttagtggaaaaataatttagacaaaaatgataaaatccccaaaagtgtcaagtaactcaaagtaacttgattgaagtccaaaccatatcgaatatcgtttgatttcttatccaaacagacattactccataatgcgtgcttaagagagattaacttgtgatactatatcacatttcctttggcttatatcaaagtcttcactttgataatcccatcacgactaaatcgtgattccttgaactctttgaacttcttcaaaagatttctctatttacctcatCAATTTAAATcgatggtaaaagaaaatgatcaacctattttggatcaatgatttacaacctcgatctccttttcaaccaaaaggcacgagacattttgctttgaatacaagatacgcatataccattaacaatctaatggtttcaagagtactcgataactctttgcgttcattattccaaaatttaaggtttaatcttgggttaccaatttgagtcttgcatcatcttcatgatatatcattctattttggtttagaatataatcaccttgataatgggctagccatacatcaaatcgtggtgtatagggtcacaaaagtgaaacctcttttgtatctttaacaagtttgtattcttatttagagtttttgtacttaatagtcacaattaagtacaactccaaacccaaaaactagatttagtacacaatgactctatctctcgacttcattgttgctagtcgtcatattctaatcatcctatgtatcaaacataatgatgaaaaaccaccactggtttctaatattgacgaagtggtactagcaaaatttatgtttaatcaaataaacatttaaagaacaagatcccattagatgtcccacaactaacttgttgattcttcaataatttggggtagtttcctttctcgtgtccaacatttgagacaatggaaactttatcggtcgggattgataggtttagtatcgtcattctcaacaactttacttttaacattaccttgtatcaataccattataatctttacttcttgaacctcgttctcatcttaacggtttaagagaatgctcccacttatttcaatgagtctttgctttgagaagcaaaattgaattcatgaagaacactcttcatttgttcgttttagtcttaaaaactttcattgaggtggttgcgttattttggtcaattacgaattcttgacaaaactaattaccaaaataatttatcgcttcaaggtacttaattcaattaagtatatgaataacaatccattataagtagatgtgttagtcaagaatcaaaaacctgtttgataatgaataactttaatctatactctttacaagagatccttagcaatggttcatatgaggttttagaagcaaaattcaaatttgtctctagttacgatgtttttaatggagattttgtaaaatcgaaatgatatcgtatatgaattgtggtaaagaaatagaacaatatgataacggaatagtggaaaaaacttaacatttatcgttttaataatacttgtaaacaagtatagcatttacatagtgacctctacccaactatgataaatgattccaagatccaaattcatattaacttgggcacggtggggccgatacatcccttatcaatataactcggtggattaactctttaatcgattctacttttagaactcttggtcgataaaattacattaaaattatctatagcccggaacacatgcggctacggtcgcgaatacttccgttgagctcaatccaaatttcgaataaatgtgtccatgatccaaatccacatcaactcgggcacggtgtggccgatacatcccttatcaacatgaattcggtggatagacatttatcacccacttcccctacgtaacaaggtttgtaccccggtgtggccgagcgcactccctcacgaaataggttttcatggtttctactatttggtaaggctatgtctcaattaattgttttagcgagaggtcatgtcaatttattatctatcacgttttaagtgaactaaagcggtgaactacgataattctaattgacacggtcgataaactcgataaaatgacaatgcatgttttagttatggcgatttagcgatgcatgcgacgtataataaaatgcaaaacataaaaaaaaaatcctagtatggccttcctagaaatagaaaactgtttaactattacatattcggaaaccaacaccattggtcccttgaacttcggttgtggcacgcatctcgaggtaacaccgtctttatgtatcgtcatctttaggaaatccgtctttaggaactccggaatgaattaaaattacataatgaattacataattcctattatacatttgtaactataataaaataaatctattaaattacaagacggtgatacgagatcacattaaaaattacaaccgaatcgatattcccatacatttcgggtaataccaatttaaaactaaggccatactaagcaaattacataattcaaaaattatataaataaaagacattcaacaattgaaatatgcagcattataatatgtatgaacatgcccaattttatgctaaatcgcctttaaattagccaatatcgtatattactcggtttttacggatttgcgtgatttcaacattttacaatcaccaaaattacataaattcatatttatgtataagttaattaccctaacctcttaggactcaaaatttagtcttcactaataatttgacaataattaactcatatttgttcataatggacttaaaattataataaaatgctataaacttcaaataaaacataaaaatttcaaataaattcaaaatttgaaatttaaacttatgaacattctggaaaaataccatgacactcataatgttcaaaaacttaggttaaaaatttcgaaatttatccggaaaaacaatgttgcggtttatcgatttaaactaaaataatcataaaaacatgagaaaaattattttcaccaacttttcagttttagatctgaaaaagacaataaaagcaacatgtgacgtttttccttagtcatgaagcaTGTTTTAGCaatattcactaattaagtcactatttatgctatttttcttcaaaaatccataaatcatgcataaagacttcaatatagccaattattttacacacatcttgtaaaattgcatgtgacaacatactaaatttttatgaccagattcgaaatttatctcatattaacctatttttcacctaaaaccgaatttaataatgaaaaattcatttttcgagcataaaaactcataaaattttgaaaattgccagatcatctaataataatatatgtgaaaacatatccaaaaagtactggaaaattcgaagtttagctaattttcgtccaaaaatggcatttttatcataaaaatcacattttaatgccaatattatataatatgaacagtaaaatccgtaaattaaccaaaaaatcctaaaaatcattttaggaccagaaacttatcaTGCattaattattttcgtgatatatcataatatcacaaatatacaagttttgtatgttaatcatataactcggaaaaactataaccgatttgcatgcaaataaccatggctctgataccaattgaaggaaaggtagatctttatacctaacaacatactcatatatgtttaaatttaatttgtcataaaattaactaatgatcttatgcatgcaaacattaaaacaaagtaaggaagaaacattattcttacattgcaatatcggtatatatgggcacaaaagagatctccttctcttttgttcttgagctttccttaatggatgaacaaagacccaagtgtaggatctctcccaaggaattatacccaaagctttctcttaattaaaaccaatattatgaagactagataatattaattttgtaagaaaatttgACCCAAAAACTTTTGTTTTTGCTCTCCCAAATCTCGGTTTTGGTGAGTAGAGAAGAGGAAGGATTTGCTCTCTAAAAACACCTGGTTATTAGAGTAGTCTATTGAATGATTTATGACTTGTGTATATATTAGTCAATTGGGCAAAAGAAGAATAAAAGACAACCCTTGAACTTCCCCTTAAAAAACGTGTAAAAGGAGAGGAAGAGTCATGGCTTTTTCTCTTCAATTTTCAGCACTTTTGATAAtatggatccatattatttttgtcaatttgtcaatatgttacatgtcatatgtcacataaaattgctatgtatttttaacacatttaaaaatcaacgtattaataaaaatacgtcatacacaaaattgattcagtaattcataattacttgtaccaaaatattttaccaattataaatcacaacaacttgtatttataattattcattcaatttcaattgtttccttaaacaatattttcatctgagtaaagatacaattcgattactcagaccgtatctcatctaaatgagacacgtaaattttacttccaaaatcgtccgtcaattttcaagtaatttaattaactcgtaacattatacgattaattaaataatcaattaagagtgttgccctataggtatgacctaggggatcaactgatcaccaccgtcgcacgacagtaatgtcaaactctagtcagccaatcattaccgatatgtgtggaccagttgacagtaaaaatacttcccaaatgtattctttaaaatgagatttaataatgatatttaaatcatatgatcgcactgttgttgaggacacatttcccaacattatggactctcacggtgcactcaaactcttttatatgtgaaaggaaatttttgtgaataaacactcaactatcctcaacttataataatgtgcctgcaatctaatatggtaatcaatcaaaactagtaagccaaaacaatcaaatgcaagcatgataaagaagccaaatgggtagaaagaaggcaatatgtaatgggtaagaaaggggaacaaatgaattatagATTGTGGaactaatgtcaagctagcaagaaccaaatgtaaggatgctcaatcccaattctaatcCCAAATTGCAATATAAAtcataagtaaactctccaaaatatgtGAACAATGCATGAGAGTTTCTCACATTAACCtcttcttctcttttatttttaAGGATTAATTAATGAGAATAATCCATACTATGAGTGACCTTCTTACATTAATCCAAACTATACATTAACTCACTTTAATCCTAACTATCCCTATACCCTTCTCTAATTGCACTTGTCTAATCTTTTACCTACTAAAACCGGTAATGTACACCATTTTTTTATTTAAAGAATcagctttcttcttcttctttgtaaCAATCTTCTTTCTCCCTAATTCTTCCCGTTCTTTCCCCATTATTGGTTCTTCACTTCTTCCccttcttaatttttttttttccaaataacCATCCTCATCTTAGGTGAAATAACAAGGGTATATGCATTACAAGGATCCCAAGTTTGGAGTTGACAGAATAATTGAGCAAGTAGACAATTGTTCTTGTTGTATTTGTATTATGCGCAAATGATTAATCCAATATCccaataagaaaaagaaaaaagagtaatAAAGACATTATAATTATATGCATAATAGCAACAGAGGTAGCCCCCACGAGATTCCCGATCACACTTAATGAAATGCACGACAGTCTTAATGAGATTAGAACAACCCAACAAATTAAAACAACCCATCAAACTAGGATGGTGACACGTGCACTCTCAGCGAGTCAACGGCAAACCGGTGTGTCAGAGCCAGGCCTATGCCGCTAGATCGATTGAAGAGAAGAGCAGAGGGCGAATTCAATTCGGCACCGCATCGGAACTGAACAACTTACGGCAGCCATGGTGGAGCTTGAATGGTGAAAGTAATGGTGTTTGCTTATGAATTTTGATGCCACCATTCATTATAAATATTGaggaaagagaagaagaaaatggACAGATTAATTTATGTGAGTGAAGAGAAGAAGAGAATGGAGAAAATTCATGGTAAAGACTGAAAAAGGATAAGGAAGTAAGGTGTGTTAGTGtagaagaaggaaagaaaattCAATTCATATAACATGGGGTTTACCTGTTCTTCAGGTAGTCGGTCAGTTGGGTGCAATGTGGGAAGGATGAAGGATAGTTGGGATTATAGAAGGTTAAAATATAGTATGGAGTAATATAAGAAGGACCCTTATAGTTTGGATTATTAACATTAATTAATCctatttttaattcattctttttttttcattttctttcatgctcttccatttctttttttttttcattctttctttctcaatttttTCCGatactttattttttttcttcatttttttctttcttttctttcttgagcattaagaccaagctcacatgatattccACACTTTGAACCAAgtcccaattgagcacccaaacaaaaccaaacaaagctactagctcaacaaggttggcaaattataatgtagctagggataaatgcttgtgaaggggtcaaaaaggcaaatatagttatgtgaatggctccaaaatgctataacaaatgaatgcatgcttataaagagatgaaacgaagaccatacttgtgagttttgatgaaacacacatcataaAGAGACACCCACACTCActtaagagagaccggatatggatgcatcggtccaaagaggttctaccttaccaattttgtagctcgccaatagtcaagatcaagcctattcggttcattttccatctcccacctactatgtcaagacatctccATGTAGCAATTATCCCATCATAAAAGAGCAAATCATTAGCTATAAGCTACCATTAGGATAACTAAGAgggaaagtaggctacaagcaagcaaaaaaacacaaattctctcaaaattttcaaattttctacatgcaaactatactacatgaaaatgcaatctccccccaagctaaacataacattgtCTTCAATGTGCCAACAGTTAAATAAgccaactaaaccataaaaatggctcaaagcacataaacaagaaggatTAGAGGttatatttaatgggttgcgagaaataaactaaaatgcaaagcaaataaaacTTACTAGACTTGCTAGCCGCCCCCCAAGCTAGTATGTATACGGGGGACTTCTTCCTTCATCATTCatctaagaaaagggccaaaagttgaaccccttcctttctttcttcttcttaccACTTCCACTTCCGGATGCTTCACCTTGTTGACCACTTCCACTAGAATCATCCTCTTGGAGTGaagtgacatactcaccaatgTTTTGGCCACTTCCAAGACCATCACCATAGCTACTGTAACCACCATACCCACCATATCCACCATACCCTCCATATCCTCCATGTAATGCCTCAactccataatccgaaccacaaaaatccGGACCGGGAGCATATGTAGTAAAAGTACCTCCATTATTGTTAGGAgggggagaaggaggaggaaatccacccgggggataagtataaaatgaagggtgtggccccGCAGGTTGGATTACTGCTTGCCTTGAAAAATGATCATATATGGGATACAATGCAAGTCTTTGGTCATCACGAATTGTATGAACACTTAAGCTTAAGTCTCTCATCATATCCATCATTTCTAGACTAGAGGGTGAATGAATACTAGAGGTGGAATGGCGTGCTTGAGAGGGTTGACCTCCCTCATGCCGCTCAATGGTGGTACTTGTCTCACCTCGTAGAGCTAAGTGGTAAGTAGGTCTAGTAAAAGGGGCACTCCCATGATAGGGCTTAGCGTAAACCAAGGCCTTAATTTCCTTCTTCTCTTCACGTAGACTAATGGAGTCTTGCCTACCGATTTTCCAAATCATGTTAGGGTGAGCATCCCTAAAGCAATTACAAGAAAGGAAATATTCATAATCTAGCCCGACCCCTTTTTCCCTAGAGATAAGTAATGGTCTCAAGTCGGTGTTTTCTTGGTTGAATCGACACAAGTGGTGAGCAATCTTTGTAACCAAACCTTCTAAGACAATACAACTATTCTTTGGGTTacattgtttggtcaagtggaccgcaaagtggtagggAATATTGATCCCCCAATtatcatcaccattaacattaaGGAAAGCACCCAAAATCTCCTCCTCAACtttcctcaccgagtgaggctcatttctcccaaaaaaggtccacctcataaacctttgccaaactCAAATGTCGGGGTAATGTATGTATTGATGGGGGCAATGGTTCAAACTTTGAAAGGGGAAGTGAGAAATGGCAATCCATGTCAAAACCGGGTTATAAGACTCGGGTGATTCAATAGGTAAGTCTTTATGAGGCAATTGGAAGATATTAGCGAAGTCCGCTAGGTCCATCTTATAGTCATCATTAAAAAATCGAAAAGTCATAAAAAGCACAAAACCGGGTTTCTTTGACCTATGAAACTCAaaagagctcaagaactcaagggtgagtttgGGAAAGGCCTTATAATCCATTGTATAATAATGTTTCATACCAAGGTTCTTAAATAATGTCTTAACATTCTTTTCTATTCCAATATTGTTCAAAGAAGCTTGGTTAATGAATTTAGTCGGTTTCATACCTTTGCTTCTTAGGATGACCCAATTGTCATATTGCTTTTGACAATTGAAAATTGCTCCGGGAAAATCCGGATCTTGCCATTCCGGGACCTCTTCCATTTGTACATCCTCCGCAGCCCGGGAGGGTCTTCTTGgtgccatttttctgaaatttaagacaaaaattcatcttaaggcaaaccaaaatccATCCAAAATAGATATAATAGAACGAATTATTTACCTAATTCAAACTATAAACATGAATAGAGAATACTACAATCAATTTCTAGTATAAATAAGCACAAAATCAAATTCCCGCAATTTTAGTTAGGGTTTGATAAACTTGATGAAATTGATTAAATTGgatgaaataaaagagaaaagggaagaaaacttacttgatgatgttaatggatgaatgaatcttgaaaaatgatgaagaaattgatgtttccttgtgatttttagtgaagaaatgaagaaatatgATAGAGAGAAAGAGGAGAAGTACCGTCGGGGTCGCTGGAATAATAAGAAAAATTTTCGCCTTACCCGTGGTTAAGCAAATAGCCAAGATAAATTTTATAGGGACTCTTGGGATTTGATTGGGAATGATGTTGTTAAGGTTGTGCAGGAGTTCTTTTCTACTGGTCAGTTGCTGACTCAATTGAATGCCACTTATATAAGTCTGATCCCAAAATGTGAGAGACCAAAATCAGTTAAGCAGTTCAGAcctattgcttgttgtaatgtgcTTTACAAGATTATCTCAAAACTTCTATGCAATAGGCTAGCACTAGTCTTACCTGACATTATTCATGAAAGTCAAGGTGCTTTTGTACAAGGGAGATCTATAATTGAGAATGTGCTGATCTGTCAAGACATTGTGCACCAATATTCCAGAAAGGGTGTTTCTCCTAGATGTTTATTTAAGATTGACTTGCAAAAGGCTTATGATACTGTTGAATGGGATTTTGTGGAACGGTTGTTGATTGGTTTGAGGTTTCCTATCAAGTTTGTTGAGCTCCTGATGGCATGCATAACCACCACTTCCTATACTTTGGTTCTAAATGGCAATAATTTTGGGTACTTCCAGGGTAAGAGAGGGTTAAGACAGGGAGATCCAGTGTCTCCTCTTATTTTTACTATATGTATGGACTACCTGACAAGGCTTATTGCCTTTGCTACTATTAGATGGCCTTTTCACTATCATCCATTATGCAAAACTATTAAGCTTACTCAcctcatgtttgctgatgatttgtTAATGTTCTGCAAAGGGGATGCTCCCTCAATTCTGCTCCTAATGAAAGCCTTCATCTCATTCTCTAATGCTTCAGGCCTGCAAATGAACAATACCAAGTCAGAAATCTTCTTTAATGGCATGAAGGAGGAACTGAAACATGATATTCTTTCAGTCATAGGTTTCCAGGAAGGACAAATGCCATTTAGATATCTAGGAGTCCCCATTCAGCCTGGCAAAATTTCCTAAAAAGAATGTAGTAGCCTTGTAGAAAAAATGGTGACAAGAATTAGAAGTGTTGGGGCAAAAAAACTCTCTTATGCTGGTAGGGTTATCCTTATCAACTCCGTGCTTAATACTTTGTATAATTACTGGGCTGCCATGTTTGTCATTCCAAAGGCTGTCATTAAGAGGGTTGAGGCCATATGTAGGAATTTCCTATGGCATAGTAGTGCTGAGTATCATAGAGTCCCATTGGTGGGATGGGACAGAGTCACTTTGGCTAAAGATGCAGGAGGACTGGGAATTAAGAAAGCAGGAATCTGGAATATTGCTTTTGTAGGAAAATTGGTTAATTGGATTTATACGAAGTCTGATAGACTTTGGATCAAATGGGTTGACAGCATATATCTTAAGGGGGGTGACTGGCATGACTACACACCTTCAACTGACTCTACTTGGACTTGGAAGAGTATTTGCAAGGTGAAGGAGAAGCTGAAACTTGGGTTCACTGACAATTGTTGGACTCCTCATCCGAAAGGGTATACAATCAGTAATGGATATGAATGGTTGATGGGACCTTGTCCTAGACAGAATTGGGCGACAATAGCTTGGAATGAATGGAATGTTCCTAAACACTCATTCATTACTTGGCTAATCATGCAGGAAGGTATCAATACTAAAGTGAAATTGCATGCCTATGGTCTCTGTCAAGATGACAAATGCATCCTTTGTGAATCACATTCTGAAACGATTGAACATTTGTTCAATGAATGTGAATTCAGTTGTAAAGTTCAGAAATGTGTGGAAGATTGGATTGGTCATCCGATTCCTACCATTACTGATCTATTGAGTGCTAATCGAAACAATATGAAATGGAAAATATTAGCAATGATTATCACAGCTTACAGATACCTGATATGGGCACAAAGAAATCGAGCTCGAATTGAGCTGAGTATGATGAGGCCGGAAAAAATTGCTGCTGGGTTGAAGACGATGATTCAGACGCAAATTTGAAGCAAGTGTGCGATGAGGAAGGATATGACGGAGCAGGAGATCAGAAGTCGTTTGGGTTTCTTTTGATTGTCAGTTTTGATGTAGCcttgttttgttgttgtcttatttGCTTTTAGATCAGCTGTAATTGGGGAAGTTCTTTTTGAAATATAAATAtacatactcacatttcaccaaaaaaaaaaatagccaAAAAGCATGAAtccacgtccccgatcggggctggcaaccctGATCGGGGTTGACCGTTCAATgagatttttttccttttcttccgTAATTAAGTTATTCCGTTCCGTTTTTCGAAAACTACGTCCCCGAACAGGGTTTTTGCATGGGGAAGCGTCCTATTTTCTCCTCTAAGcctccttttcttcatttccacctataaaacataaaaaacaaacatcgtcaagtctaatattttatttctaatctatgaaaaacagtaaattgcggaaaattaaaaacaagaaataaataaagcaaagaaaaagcttgggttgcctcccaagaagcgctggtttaacgtcccgcacgacgtaagaagct is a genomic window containing:
- the LOC141632095 gene encoding uncharacterized protein LOC141632095, whose protein sequence is MVTRIRSVGAKKLSYAGRVILINSVLNTLYNYWAAMFVIPKAVIKRVEAICRNFLWHSSAEYHRVPLVGWDRVTLAKDAGGLGIKKAGIWNIAFVGKLVNWIYTKSDRLWIKWVDSIYLKGGDWHDYTPSTDSTWTWKSICKVKEKLKLGFTDNCWTPHPKGYTISNGYEWLMGPCPRQNWATIAWNEWNVPKHSFITWLIMQEGINTKVKLHAYGLCQDDKCILCESHSETIEHLFNECEFSCKVQKCVEDWIGHPIPTITDLLSANRNNMKWKILAMIITAYRYLIWAQRNRARIELSMMRPEKIAAGLKTMIQTQI